The following are encoded together in the Rhizobium tumorigenes genome:
- a CDS encoding HIT family protein: MTSPAYDSNNIFAKILRGEIPSHKVYEDDHSFALMDVMPQAPGHTLVIPKQPSRNLLDALPETLSHLIVVVQKVAIAVQKAFEADGVYVAQFNEPSAGQTVFHLHFHIVPRHDGTALKPHSGKMEDGSVLAENARKIIEAMS; encoded by the coding sequence ATGACGAGTCCCGCCTACGACAGCAACAACATCTTTGCAAAAATCCTGCGTGGCGAAATTCCATCCCACAAGGTCTACGAGGACGATCACAGTTTCGCGCTGATGGATGTCATGCCGCAGGCACCCGGTCACACGCTGGTCATCCCCAAGCAGCCCTCGCGCAATCTGCTCGACGCTTTGCCCGAGACGTTGTCGCATCTGATTGTGGTGGTTCAAAAGGTCGCCATTGCCGTACAGAAGGCGTTCGAGGCCGATGGCGTCTACGTGGCGCAGTTCAACGAGCCATCCGCCGGGCAAACAGTCTTCCACCTGCATTTCCACATCGTCCCGCGCCACGACGGCACCGCGTTGAAGCCGCATTCCGGGAAAATGGAAGATGGCTCGGTGCTGGCGGAAAATGCGCGCAAGATCATCGAAGCGATGTCCTGA